One part of the Vicia villosa cultivar HV-30 ecotype Madison, WI linkage group LG6, Vvil1.0, whole genome shotgun sequence genome encodes these proteins:
- the LOC131614643 gene encoding uncharacterized protein LOC131614643: MSIDAAAVGVLMNKPYPDACALIEDMAQNHAQWGIERATVEKKESHGGKHEMSCMDMMNAKMDALALKFETMSQNPTTVAAIQSECELCGTQGHQTIDCNLLNDTSSYQVNYTQGNPFLNTYNHGWRNHPNFSYKNNNPIQNSGSSRPQGFQTQKQNQPMQVVPPIPNLKETIDTFIQNKTQQNKEFMNQHIHTNELVTQLATNLRSGTAYEGPRNPNLSTSEKSKEDAEPKDQVEEPEVENRTPQPYKPPIPFPQRLKNTKIENQFQKFIKVIEKLHVEIPFTEAITQIPSYAKFLKDILSNKRRIDDPKPLECHSISENKLAKKDKDPGSFSIPCILGNHMIDKAFLDLEASVSLMPLVVCKRLKLGELQPNKMSLQLTDRSVKYPMGILEDIPVKIG; encoded by the exons ATGTCCATTGACGCTGCCGCTGTAGGAGTGTTGATGAATAAACCTTACCCCGACGCTTGTGCCCTGATAGAGGACATGGCCCAAAACCACGCCCAATGGGGAATAGAACGAGCGACAGTAGAGAAAAAAGAGAGCCATGGAGGAAAGCATGAGATGAGTTGCATGGACATGATGAATGCTAAGATGGACGCCTTGGCCTTAAAATTCGAGACCATGTCTCAAAATCCTACCACAGTGGCAGCAATCCAATCGGAGTGCGAACTTTGTGGAACTCAAGGACATCAAACCATTGACTGTAACCTTTTGAACGACACTAGCTCATACCAAGTTAACTATACCCAAGGGAACCCTTTCTTGAATACCTACAATCATGGATGGAGGAACCACCCAAATTTCTCTTACAAAAATAATAACCCCATCCAAAATTCCGGATCTTCGAGACCCCAAGGAttccaaacacaaaaacaaaaccaaCCTATGCAAGTTGTGCCACCAATACCAAACCTTAAAGAAACCATAGACACCTTTATTCAGAATAAAACTCAGCAAAATAAGGAGTTTATGAATCAACACATTCACACAAACGAATTAGTTACTCAACTGGCAACCAA CCTGAGAAGTGGAACCGCTTATGAAGGACCTAGAAATCCTAACCTAAGCACATCAGAAAAATCTAAGGAAGATGCTGAACCGAAGGACCAAGTAGAGGAACCAGAGGTAGAGAATCGCACACCACAACCTTACAAGCCACCTATCCCGTTCCCACAAAGGTTGAAAAACACCAAAATAGAAAACCAATTCCAAAAGTTCATTAAGGTAATAGAGAAACTCCACGTAGAAATCCCTTTTACTGAGGCAATAACCCAGATACCATCATATGCTAAGTTCTTGAAGGATATTTTGTCCAACAAACGGCGAATCGACGATCCAAAACCCTTAGAATGTCATTCCATATCCGAGAATAAACTTGCCAAGAAAGACAAAGATCCTGGAAGTTTTTCTATCCCTTGCATCCTAGGAAATCATATGATAGACAAAGCATTTTTAGACCTAGAAGCAAGCGTAAGTTTGATGCCTTTGGTCGTCTGTAAGAGGTTAAAACTAGGAGAACTTCAACctaataagatgtcattacaacTAACCGATAGATCTGTCAAATACCCTATGGGTATTTTAGAAGACATACCTGTCAAAATTGGTTAG